Below is a window of Patescibacteria group bacterium DNA.
CCGGGCAAGGGAGCGATCATAATGGCACCGGTTTCGGTTTGCCACCAAGTATCCACGATAGGACATCGCCCGTTGCCAATATGCTGGTGATACCAGCGCCAGGTCGAGGGGTTGATTGGTTCACCGACGGAGCCAAGCAAGCGCAGAGAAGATAGATTAGAACGGGCGGGCAAGTTTTTCCCCCACTGAATGAATTGGCGAATGGCGGTAGGGGCGGTATAAAAAACAGAAATACGGTGACGCTCAATCATTTGCCAGATACGGGATTGGTCGGGATAATCAAAAGCGCCTTCGTAGATAAAAATTGTGGCACCAGACATTAATGGGCCATAAATAACATAGCTGTGGCCGGTAATCCACCCAATGTCGGCGGTACACCAATAAACATCCGTAGGTTTTAAGTCCAGTATCCATTGAGATGTCGCATAAACCTGGGCTAGGTAACCGCCAGTGGTATGAACAATACCCTTAGGCCGGCCGGTAGTGCCGGAAGTGTAAAGCACAAAGAGAATATCCTCGGCGGCTTGATGAGAGGGAGGGCAATAGTTGGCTGCCGCAGTCATTAACTTGTGCCACACTAGGTCTCTGGGCGAAGAAAGATGGCAGGCGGGGAGGGGGCGGGCAGCATCGCGGGAGACGGTGATGGTTTTTTTGACGGATGGACAGGATTTAAGGCTGCGATCGACAGTGCTTTTTAATAACAATTTTTTACCGCGGCGCCAGCTGTAGTCGGCGGTGATGACTAATTTGGCGGACAGGTCATTGATACGCTGGGTGAGAGAGTCGATACCAAGGCCGGCAAAAACTACGCTATGAATGGCACCGATACGAGCACAGGCCAAGCAAGCAATGATTAATTCCGGCAGCATAGGAAGATAAATAACCACCCGATCGCCGCGCTTAATGTTTAATTGCTGAAGGACGGAGGAGAAGCGATTCACTTGATCATAAAGTTCCTGGTAGGTCAGGCGGCGCTGGTCGCCTGGTTCACCTTCCCAGATAATTGCCAGATGATCAGCGAGGCTAGGGTGGCTGGCGGTTGCGGCCAGATGACGATCAAGACAATTAACTGAAGCGTTGAGTGTTCCGCCATCAAACCAGCGAGCATGGGGCGGCTGCCAGTCTAAAATTGTGTGCCAGGGAGTAAACCAATGCAGCTGCTGGGCCCATTTCGCCCAATATGCTTCGGGGTCGGCGGCCGCTGTTTGATAAACGGCCGGATCGGTGACGTTAGCTTGAGCAGTAAAAGACGAAGGAGGCGAGAAAATCTCTGATTGATGGATTGTTGGGTTGTTATTTGGCATAAGACATGTTGGCTAAGACAGTATCGCGGAGCTTAGCAGCATAGAGACGATGCAGGGCGACGGAGGGGTGATGATCTACGGC
It encodes the following:
- the acs gene encoding acetate--CoA ligase; its protein translation is MPNNNPTIHQSEIFSPPSSFTAQANVTDPAVYQTAAADPEAYWAKWAQQLHWFTPWHTILDWQPPHARWFDGGTLNASVNCLDRHLAATASHPSLADHLAIIWEGEPGDQRRLTYQELYDQVNRFSSVLQQLNIKRGDRVVIYLPMLPELIIACLACARIGAIHSVVFAGLGIDSLTQRINDLSAKLVITADYSWRRGKKLLLKSTVDRSLKSCPSVKKTITVSRDAARPLPACHLSSPRDLVWHKLMTAAANYCPPSHQAAEDILFVLYTSGTTGRPKGIVHTTGGYLAQVYATSQWILDLKPTDVYWCTADIGWITGHSYVIYGPLMSGATIFIYEGAFDYPDQSRIWQMIERHRISVFYTAPTAIRQFIQWGKNLPARSNLSSLRLLGSVGEPINPSTWRWYHQHIGNGRCPIVDTWWQTETGAIMIAPLPGLTGTPPGSATQAFPGISVAILDSAGQPKPNGQSGSLAITHPWPAMLRGIWQDEARYIDNYWSKWNNRTYLTGDGASLDSQNNFWLLGRIDDVIQVAGHRISSTEIENALVSHAAVTEAAVVSKPDRLKGEVVVAFVTLLPSRRPSPALIKSITNCVADRVGPINKPAQIIFTPQLPKTRSGKIMRRLLRNIAAHQPLGDTATLADPTIISHLTQATNSPSSKSARQK